GGGAATTTAGTTGTTGATGGTTATGAACATGAAAGAACATGTGAGTTGGATGACGGTTTGCATGGCTTTTTACCGTCAGATTTGGATCTTGCCAAGTTTGCAGCCGATGTTGAGAGCTTGCTAGGAGTTAGACTTGATGAGGATTCTCGTGATATCAAAAATTTTGAATCGTTAGTCTGCACAGATGAAAATGGAAGCGAGCTATGTCATGAACGCAAAAGAATGAAAGTTGAAGAGGGAGAAGAAGTGGAAGGTATAACAGCTTGTTTCTGTGAATCTGCTTTTGAGGTGACTAGAGCATCCTTAAACTGGAGTTTTGATTACGACTCTCCCACTATTACTGAGGAGGAAGAGCAGGAGATTCCAGTGGCGAAGACGCAGAGGAACAAGTTGCTGAGGCTGAACTATGAATCAGTGATCACTGCTTGGGCCAGCCAAGGCTCTCCTTGGACAAGAGGAACCCGTCCAGAACTCAACCCGGATGACTTCATGgtactgtatatatatatacttgcaCTAGCACAATTCATAGTTCTAATTGATACTTGGCCAATATTTAAACGTTGTGATCATAAAGTTTCCAATTTCAATCCATGCAGTAGTTGATTATATGTGCTTAATTAAGTATTTGCAATCCTTGGCACTTTAGGGTTCATATCCTAAAGATGAGCATCACCAGAATGGAGGCATAGGAGGAATAAATAGGCAGGCAAGAGCAAACAACACAGATGGAGAAAGAGAAGCAAGGGTATCAAGGTACAGAGAGAAGCGAAGGACAAGACTGTTTTCGAAGAAGATAAGGTATGAAGTCAGGAAGTTAAATGCGGAGAAAAGGCCTAGAATGAAAGGCAGGTTCGTTAAGAGGACCTCCTTTGTGGGACTGGGAACTGCTTTTCCTTATACCAACTAATTAGTAACTGCCAAATCTTACTGTTGTTTCTTTGCAAAGAACTGGCAGGAGGAGTTGCTGAGGCAATACATACACAACATAGGCTAAAcccttaaattaataaatatcctTAGGTAGTTCTAGTTGGAACTATACTACTAATGTCTTCCTAACCAACGGTTGAAGCTCAAGCTACGACGCTAATTAATCGAATATGAAGTTTGTGGCCTTTTTCCATCTCTTTGGATAAACGAAGAGTTTTGTTTCACTTCTACAGATTACTTAGGGCACTCGTTTATATTAATTTCACAGATCAATCTTGTAGGTGTAGTAGTTTAATATTGACTTGTGGTATCCACACACTTTTCATTTTCTGTAAAATATTTGACAGTTCTACTGTATAAGATTGAATATATTGTTATTTCACTCTTCATCTTCGTGAATGAATTAGATGAATAACTTTTATATTTCCTTAAAACCTGTGAATTAAAAATTTGAAGTGGGTttgtgaaaaatatatatattttttatatttgtttcatggaaaaaggttttgtcaacataaaataatttttaattgattatttaaaaaaaaagtaaattgtttttagaaaataatttttatgcttaaatttatataaaactaATCTTCTTCCTCACATGCACGTTTTGTAGCTTTCAAATAAAggataaagaaatgaaaaaaaaaatgtggttGCATCAAACATCCATAAACTATAAACCTTGATCTAATTATTTCGaacttcaaaatattttaattacatcATAAACTATTGATGTTATATCAATTCTTTTGTTACTAAAACCATTAAATGACACATCAAATCTTatatagttaaattttaaaaaatttaaataaatacaaCCTTATCacataacttttaaaagtacaaactacaaataaaataaatttgaaaaaaagagTGAATGATAAAGCTTACGTAAAAGCTTGAAACCTTCAAACTAAGATTTTgaaacatctattttacaatattcattttattaaaattttcattttaaattatgtcacaaAAGGTCTAACATATCGTTTAACAATAAATCAATGATTCGAATTAATATAACCTCGATAGTTTAGGGATGTAATTAGAATGAATTGAAGTTTAGGAACCAATTTAAAATGAAGGTGATAGTTTGGAGATGTTTGGTGCAATTaactcaaataaaaaatatactaTTGCAAAGTGAAGCTCTCACGTTAGACTATAAAATTATAGGGTTTCATTAAAATCATTTTCAAGAATCTGTACACGAAAAAACAAGATGCAAAATAAAATATTGTAGATTATATaaagtaaactaataattaataccAAAAGACAATATCATCATTGCATGTCATTGTTTGAATTTTAGTTCTCTGAAATAAATTATGTAACACTCTATACCCGATTCAGTTGCCCGGCCCGAGCTATAAGGCATTACGACAATAATCTTTAGACATTATTCATAATTTCAGTCAAATTCAACAACAAAAAATTCAGGTTAAATCATTTCCATGCATTTCAATCAATTTTGGACCTAACTCGAGCTTACGAAGTATTTAAAACAAACCAGGATAAATTcatgattaaattgaaattctACGAAATTTTGAGCAAAAAGTGTATAAATagggggtcacacggccgtgtgaccaggCCATGTAACAAACTCGTGCGgccccacatgctcgtgtgcctagACTATGTACAATTCAAAAATAGGGTCATATGGTGTAACTAACTGATGCCATGTGGAAAATCTTGCACTTAAAAATCATAAGACACACGGCTGTATGGGGTGACCGTGTGTAGCACATGGCAGTCATTTGTACTTGTAGGTGATTCTTGTGATTAAATGCATGATTATGGGTGTATATATGAAGTTGTATGCAAGTCgtatatgttaaataatatgcTATATGTTGCCTTGATGTTGATAGATGACTTGTTTGCACAGGTTGTTACTCtaagcattcactgagcttgtaaaGCTCATCCACTCCATTTTTACCATTGTAGATACTTAGTGCTGGTGTGAGCGGTGTGGCCATTGAGAGATTGATCCAAGCAATTCTTTAGTCATTATAGTAGGTGTTATTAATTATT
Above is a genomic segment from Gossypium arboreum isolate Shixiya-1 chromosome 8, ASM2569848v2, whole genome shotgun sequence containing:
- the LOC108466654 gene encoding zinc finger protein CONSTANS-LIKE 16 codes for the protein MITDKKAANVMGGKTARACDGCLQKRARWYCAADDAFLCQGCDTSVHSANQLASRHERVSLQTASSKFNASMHGTIDQDAPPAWHQGFTRKARTPRQNKPMLGQQKGEGTVLALNPIDPLVPEVGSEEGSVDENEEQLLCRVPVFDPFSEELFNMVTSDCDEVAMPNEDGNLVVDGYEHERTCELDDGLHGFLPSDLDLAKFAADVESLLGVRLDEDSRDIKNFESLVCTDENGSELCHERKRMKVEEGEEVEGITACFCESAFEVTRASLNWSFDYDSPTITEEEEQEIPVAKTQRNKLLRLNYESVITAWASQGSPWTRGTRPELNPDDFMGSYPKDEHHQNGGIGGINRQARANNTDGEREARVSRYREKRRTRLFSKKIRYEVRKLNAEKRPRMKGRFVKRTSFVGLGTAFPYTN